The nucleotide sequence AATATTGGTTAAAGTCTTGTTTGTATtactatctatctctctatcatGTGCACTGCCCTACACATTGTATCTCTTTCTGTCTTCACTTGCTCAACAaccattttcagtttgaaatCCGCCAGCTGCGGGCACATCTGGCACAGCAGGACCTGGACCTCGCAGCAGAGCGTGAAGCAGCTATGCAGATCCACCACGCGTGGGGCAAACAGGGCAGGAGCTTTCAGGTCGTGGAAGGTTTGACACCTGGGGAGTCCGACGACGAGGGCGGGCAGAGAAACCCCAGGGAGCCACACACTAATACAGGTTTGGCTCTTCAAACTGTGCTTGTCAGGTCTGTGTTAAAGGACATTGGAACAAGGCTAGGAAGATCTTACATCaagtgaataaaaataaatcaataaaccTAAAGATGCTAATTTAATAATTCAACACATACCAACCCAGGTACAgtttttgtttaagaaaaaaataaagacagccCCATCAAAGCTATACCATAACGTATGCACataaatatgtgaaacaaaaagattGTAATGGACTGTAATGAGGTTACATCACGTGAACTGGGTGCTTGAGCTTTGTACAGTTATTCTGGAGCAGTGGCCCTGGAGCAGTGGCCCTGGAGCAGCTTTGAGGGCAAACTCTTAGCCACCTTCATGCTTACACACAACAGCTATCTGACTGCAGGCACTCTGGGATTATTGTGAGGCAAAAAAGCTTTTAGGATCCAACAATtcctggtaaaaaaaacaaaaaaaacaaaaacatgttctcCAACACTGTCTCATGCTGCTGAGACTTTATCACGCCCTAACCATCTGTCTCACTGACCCATTATGCCTGGCCCAGCCGAGCCAGGCCAGGTCACTTGGGCCAGTTCAGGTACAGAGTGCTCAGCCCATTGGAACTTGTTTGGACAGAGTGGGCTCCTGTCAGCAACTGTCCCCCACCTGCAAACCATGACAGACGCTGGGGAGGCTCCACAGCAACCACAATTTTACCCTGAGGGCATAGTGGGAAATCTGGCTCAGAGAAACAAGTGAGGCTTTTTGCAGAAACATGGTCACTGAGACGAGCGCTAAGGCCACAGGGGCTAAAGTCAAGTCAGATGAACTCAAATCCAGTTAAATTTATTTGTACTCCTCAACATTTCTGCCTGTTTGACCTGCAGGTTACCATCAGAGTATCTCAGGAAAGCAGCGGCTCTCACAGGTGATTCATTGTTAAGTGCCAGAAAGTACAGAACCGTGTAGATTTAAAGACAATTTGGTAACAATATACTGTTGTAGTAGTAGTCATTGTTACATTATAACCAGACTGGTAATAACCCAGATCTTGAGATATTAGTTAACCAAAGTAAGTGGTACATTAAGTTAAGGTAAGTTAGCGAAGTAAGTTATTTAAGTAAATTCAGTCAGCTTGAACCAATGAGCCCctttaacagaaaagtggtgATTTCCCACAGCTTCACTGCTTAACAAATGGAGAAGTGCACATTTGACTGGAAGAGTTCTAAGAGAaatagaatatcatcaaaaagaaatttagaaattaaaactaTACATTTCAAAACTTTATTTCGGTTACTAAATTGACTGAATATGTATGACTGATTGAAACTGACTTGAATAAATTATCATCAGTTGGCTCAGAAAATTTATGACAAGCAACAGGGATGACCACAGCCTTGTGAAGCAAGGTTTTTCAGCACTTTCAGGGAGATTCCCAAGGCGTGAACTGCAGATTGAGTCAGTGCTTTGAGAGCCACCACATGTAGACATATCCAGGACATATGCTAtaatagctgtttttttttcgcGTTTAAGCCACTCCTGCACCAGACATCATATAGGAAGTGTCTGACCTGCACTAAGGAgaaaaggactggactgttaCTCAGTGGTCTCTTgtccttttttcagatgaaagtaaattttgtatttcatttgaaaattacGTCCTAACCAATATAGAAAATTGATGGGGTATTGTCAAGAGAGACATcagagccaacaatgcagatgaactGCATGAAACAACCAGGGCTTCTTTAACACTttagcagagccacaggctgattacaTCCATGCCACTCTGCATTGATACAGTAGCCCTGACAAGTGTTGAGAGGTTATGTactgtactgtacagtacatgtaCATACCTTAAGTAGGCcgagatttttgttttaaaaccatttttactGGTCTTGTGTAATACTCTAATTTTAATGTAAACTGaattttaggattttattagctgtaagccataataattAAACCAATCAGAAATAGATTCTTGTAATTCATTCACTCAGGAGCTTGCACACAGAAAAAACTCTGTCTGCAATAAGCTACAATTTTGCAATtgaatttctgaaataaatgaacttttcaattatATTCTTATTTAGTAAGATGTACTTGTATCTGTATGATAATAGCCTGCAAAACTTGATGTTCCCTTTTAATAAAAGTAgtaattaattttaaacaaacatatatTAACCTAGTTTATGaactaataaaaatattctCTTTATCTGGCAGCAGGGTAGAGTAGAACTATTGATTTAACCCTGAAATTTAGTTAAGATTTAAACTCAGCAGACATGACGCTTCTCTGGTCCCATCGTCAGATGACAGCCTAGTAAGCTGAGTGTCAcagacagaaaaggaaaagcctTTTTCTTAAGACTCATGCTTTATTAATTGTAGAGTGATTGTCTCAGTCTTGTTTTAGTGACTGCAATGCTTCCTCTCCAGGGGTGGCTCGGGGATTAATATtttagacagaaaaataaatgaaactatcCATCAGAGTCTGAAGCATGTCCCAAGGGACAGGGGCTAGCACTCAGGGTACTCTGGGTTCGCACTCAGCCAGCGGACAGTGAGCTCAAGACCAATCAAGCGAGCAGAAGAGCACAGGGGATGGCAGCCGTTTGCCACACATCCAGAGGCCAGCTAGGCTGGAGGGATCAGTGCTTGAACAAAGAGCGCCTGGTCTCCCTCCCGTCACCCACCCCTATATGTCCCAGTTTATTCATAGCGCATCAAGGTGCAGCTAATCTAGTAGTAGCATGTGCACGATCCTGACCGCTTGTCTATAAAGCATCTGTGGCCCGGGGCACAATCCTCTCTGTCAATATTATGTTGTAAACATAAGATATAAATGCCATGTGGACTTGTTTGTGTTGTGATTACTGAAACTGACCCACAGTGTTGACGAAAActgtgaaaataatttaaaatgtaaatctttCAATTTTTGTAtgagtttgtaatgttttaccAAAGTTACAACTCCTTGTTCACTGTTCAGCATAGAGATAATAACCTTTTTCTGTGTACAATTTTTAGACCTATTGAGAAAAACTAGCGCTAATAAGTGTTCAAATTAAATTTTACTTCCAGCAAATGCATGTGTTAGTCTTGCCAAGGAGCAGGTGGTGAAGGAGGAAAGAAGAAATCAGTTCCACTTTATGACAATACTCATTTGTTTCTCAatatctcttcttttttttttactcagatGCAGTGGTGCGCGATGACATGAACAACTACATTAGCCAATATTACAATGAAGCCAACAATGGTAAGTGACCATTACAaaggtatatatatacacatcacCTCTCATACAATGCCTTGTCTtaaatgtttaacaaataaaactttgaaaactgtGCTGTGGAATTTAGTCAGCTTCCTTTATTCTATTACccataagtaaaatccagttTAAGCAATTGTTTTAGGAAGTCACCTCATTGGTAAACAGAGTCCAGTTGTGTgtaaatctcagtataaatacaaatgttCTCTGAAGGTATTAGAAGTGTAGGCTGACCTGTAATGAGTCTGCTGCCAGCAGCAAGATGTTGCTCCTCACCACTCATAGAAACAGTATCCAAAGGACTGTTTTCCAGCTAAACTCTGTCTGTATACTATTTAAATGAGCTTATGAATCAACATATAAAAGAGACAGCAAAAAGAGAAAAGGCAGTACCAAGGTTCAAACTTGGGATCTCTGGCTCAAAAGGATGATTTCTTAGAATGCTACATTACCACCCCCATACTGTGTATTCATCGCCAGGGCTATAGTTATACTTTAGTATGTGCACTGACATTGTTTCATGGGTTCTAAAAGTAGTGGTTCATATACATAATGCACATATAGATCAGACAGACCATTGTTTAAACCATCATCCACAAATTAAAAGACTATGGCACAATTACAAACTTACCAAGACATGGGTGTccacagcattaatcagagaaacgaCTGCCATTCTGCTTAGATGGCAGAATAGGTTGACAGTACAACTATTTATTAGTCATGTAGTCCACAAATCTTACCTTTATGAAAAAATGGCAACAAGAAGCCagttgttgaaagaaaggcaTGTGCCAAGTACAGTAATTATGTGAAAGAAGATGtcttggtcagatgaaaccaaaacccAACCATTTTCTCTACATCGAAAAATATTATATggctgaaaactaacactgtatcACCATGAACACACAATCTTCACCTTAAAATGAGTtgatagcagcatcatgctataagaatgcttttcttcagcagggacagggaagctggtcagagcaggtgggaagatagatggagctccATAAAGAgcaatcatgaaaaaaaaactgttaaaaggcCTTTAATGGTTTATATCAAATCATATTCATTAGTGAGAATGGTTTTTGCAAAGTCTAGACTTAAATACAATAGCGAAACTGTAAAAAGACGGGTAATTGATGTTCACCGACACCTtttatctaatctgactgagcatgAGCTATGTTACAGAGAAGAGTGGCCACAAATTTCAATCTTTAGATGTTTGTAGTAGGGATTTGATCCAAAAACACATGCAGATGCATGTCACAGCTTTCAGAGTTTTACCATTGTGCatcctcttcacaattatgcactgctttgtgtcgGCCTGTCACATAATAATCCCAATAcagtacattgaagtttgtgtttgtaaactGACCAAATGTCAAGAATTTCAATTAACTAATAGTGCTTGTAAAGTTTTATAATATACTGGTTAAATTCTTGTTAATTATGGTATTTTCTTTACCTCCACATGTTCTTTTTTCAAATCTTTATCCAGATACTGGAGCATCTGGTTTAGGGGCACGGGTCATCACCATGGCAGCCATTGATGTCCACCTCCCTAACAGCACCAACTCCATCCAGTCAAATCCGAAGCTTGCCATAGAGCGTGTTGGCAGCACTGTAAGCAACGCCTCCACCAGCATATCGCAGTCCAGTGGCAGCCTGACGGTCCACCCTCACAGTCTGAGCAGCCACACCCCGGGTTCATCCATGGCAGACTGTAGCAGCAGCACAGCTCAGGACGTCAGCCTAAGCTCGCATTGCTGCTGCCCTCCTTCCTTCTCAGGCCAGGACCCCTGCAGGGACCCTAGTGCTGTGGTGCAGGAGCTGCTCTCCTCCCTCTCAGAAGACTCTTGCCTCGCTCAGAAGGGTCTGGCAGTAGACCCCGTCAACCTTAAGCTTCCCAGCCCCACTGGCTCGGAAAATTGCAGCCCAGAAATGGACAAAAGAATAAATCTGTTCAATTGCAAGAACCAGGAGGACAGGCGAGGCCGGGGAAGAGGGTGTGTTCTGATGCAGACGAAGCCCCTAATCCACCTGCAGGGCAGCACCACTGAGCCGTCTCTGGAGGAGAAATACAGGCTTCTAGGCCCAGCTGACTCGCCTCTGGGGCACATGCCTGACACATAAGCTACATTTACAGAAACAGAAGCTTTTCATTTACTTTTTACTGCCATTCTGTTTGCTATATGTCTAATCTTTTGTGACAGGTTGCTTCTCTTGACAGGAACCACATTAGGATCAAAAATTGGGTTTTATCTGTTGCTTTTTAAAGCCATTGTCAGTTCATTCTAACTAAGCTTGTCACAGCTTCCAGCTAAGACTTTTGTTCCTCCAAAAtagaaaacagaataaaaacatttgtagtCAAGGCCCTTTGTAAATCTATTCAGTCttattggttttcttttaatgggtttttgaaatgataaaaaaataccCAGGTATAGCACAACAAAGACTAAAATAGGA is from Girardinichthys multiradiatus isolate DD_20200921_A chromosome 4, DD_fGirMul_XY1, whole genome shotgun sequence and encodes:
- the LOC124866884 gene encoding transmembrane protein 266-like, with product MANAEEVEQAGLSDLEIISQPVEDENQRLAPPVQLVSFGYRDLPLAALDLSLAGSQLLSNADEEENREGSNWLKPCCGRRVALWQVCLLSAGFNCVLVACVILVVLFLSLELLIDTKLLQFSSAFQFATIIHWISLIILSLFFSETVFRIVVLGIWDYIENKVEVFDGAVIVLSLAPMVASTVANGPSSPWDAISLIITLRIWRVKRIIDAYVLQVKVEMELEIQQCEKTKAVREEQLERLTQICQEQAFEIRQLRAHLAQQDLDLAAEREAAMQIHHAWGKQGRSFQVVEGLTPGESDDEGGQRNPREPHTNTDAVVRDDMNNYISQYYNEANNDTGASGLGARVITMAAIDVHLPNSTNSIQSNPKLAIERVGSTVSNASTSISQSSGSLTVHPHSLSSHTPGSSMADCSSSTAQDVSLSSHCCCPPSFSGQDPCRDPSAVVQELLSSLSEDSCLAQKGLAVDPVNLKLPSPTGSENCSPEMDKRINLFNCKNQEDRRGRGRGCVLMQTKPLIHLQGSTTEPSLEEKYRLLGPADSPLGHMPDT